A window of the Lolium perenne isolate Kyuss_39 chromosome 7, Kyuss_2.0, whole genome shotgun sequence genome harbors these coding sequences:
- the LOC127323601 gene encoding uncharacterized protein has protein sequence MEASTARRRSVRRKAATTLTEIPDHLLAEIFLRLPAAEDLARASAVCVSFRRLVKDKSFLRGFRRLHRRAATVLHSSTPMATSTARRRHGRKKTKTTLTEIPDHLLSEILLRLPAAGDLARVSAACVTFRRLVIDTDGSFLRRFRRLHDPLLLAFFDRDGFHHAVPPHPSALASAADFSFSFFPNHGDWAVQDIRDGRVLLLRPGEGQQRRVSMEVLHADEGQQRQVSMELAVCDPLHRRYVLLPPVPDDLVASVAHAATDYRPCYEAFLAPLEEEADTAFSVIWMVHFSTRLAALVFSSITGQWQVAASKEWRDLFLGQGKSTMVSPIDREYHERHYAYGCFYWESTTSQKKGLLVLDTRTMEFSLSDLPPREWCTLGLAIVEGKQR, from the exons ATGGAGGCATCCACCGCGCGCCGTCGGAGCGTGCGCAGGAAAGCGGCGACGACTCTGACGGAAATCCCCGACCACCTCCTGGCGGAGATCTTCCTCCGGCTGCCCGCCGCAGAAGACCTCGCCCGTGCCTCTGCCGTCTGCGTCTCCTTCCGCCGGCTCGTCAAGGACAAATCCTTCCTCCGTGGCTTCCGCCGCCTCCACCGGCGTGCAGCTACCGTTCTCCACTCCTCCACGCCAATGGCGACCTCCACGGCGCGCCGTCGGCACGGTCGCAAGAAAACCAAGACGACTCTCACAGAGATCCCCGACCACCTCCTGTCCGAGATCCTCCTCCGGCTGCCCGCCGCAGGAGACCTCGCCCGTGTCTCCGCCGCCTGCGTCACATTTCGCCGCCTCGTCATCGACACCGACGGATCCTTCCTCCGCCGCTTCCGCCGCCTCCACGACCCGCTCCTCCTCGCCTTTTTCGACCGCGACGGGTTCCACCACGCCGTCCCGCCGCACCCCTCCGCGCTCGCCTCCGCTGCCGACTTCTCATTCTCATTCTTCCCCAACCATGGCGACTGGGCCGTTCAGGACATCCGCGACggacgcgtcctcctcctccgaccCGGCGAGGGCCAGCAGCGCCGGGTCTCCATGGAGGTTCTCCACGCCGACGAGGGCCAGCAGCGCCAGGTCTCCATGGAGCTTGCGGTGTGCGATCCCTTGCACCGGAGATACGTCCTGCTTCCCCCAGTACCTGACGACTTAGTAGCTTCGGTGGCGCATGCGGCCACGGATTACAGGCCCTGTTACGAGGCTTTCCTCGCCCCCCTCGAGGAAGAGGCAGATACTGCATTCAGCGTGATATGGATGGTACATTTCAGTACTAGGTTGGCCGCTTTGGTCTTCTCTTCAATCACTGGACAGTGGCAAGTGGCTGCATCCAAGGAATGGAGGGATTTGTTCCTTGGCCAGGGCAAGTCGACCATGGTGTCACCGATCGACCGTGAATATCACGAGCGCCATTACGCTTATGGCTGCTTCTACTGGGAGTCCACCACAAGTCAGAAGAAAGGGTTGCTTGTGCTTGACACCCGTACGATGGAGTTCTCCCTTTCTGACCTCCCGCCCAGAGAATGGTGTACGCTAGGTCTAGCCATTGTGGAG GGGAAACAACGCTGA
- the LOC127323607 gene encoding uncharacterized protein, whose translation MDSESSTSAYSPPTLRHKLRTTVCGCFGSPGNDGGRAKWRRRVAATGEFRYDPLSYALNFDDGGSDDSDEGADAAAAAFRYRDFSSRLPPSPKPAAARRLTAVAIA comes from the coding sequence atggactcggagtcGTCGACGTCGGCCTACTCGCCCCCGACCCTGCGCCACAAGCTGCGGACCACCGTGTGCGGCTGCTTCGGCTCGCCCGGCAACGACGGCGGCAGGGCCAAGTGGAGGAGACGGGTGGCCGCCACGGGCGAGTTCAGGTACGACCCGCTCAGCTACGCGCTCAACTTCGACGACGGCGGCAGCGACGACAGCGACGAGGGCGCCGATGCCGCAGCGGCCGCGTTCCGGTACCGGGACTTCAGCTCCCGCCTGCCGCCCTCGCCGAAGCCGGCAGCCGCCCGCAGGCTCACCGCCGTCGCCATTGCCTGA